A DNA window from Maribellus comscasis contains the following coding sequences:
- the recQ gene encoding DNA helicase RecQ: MNRESSLTDKLRHYFGFDRFKGQQEEAIKSVLAGNNTFVLMPTGGGKSLIYQLPALLLEGTAIVISPLIALMKNQVDSIRGMQSEDNIAHFLNSSLSKAAIQEVKNDVLDGKTKLLYVAPESLTKEENIEFLKRVKISFYAIDEAHCISEWGHDFRPEYRRIKPIVEEIGKSPIVALTATATAKVQHDIQKNLGILDAEVFKASFNRENLYYEVRPKIKPETQIIKFIKQNEGKSGIIYCLSRKRVEELAETLQVNGIKALAYHAGMDAATRSGNQDKFLMEEVDVIVATIAFGMGIDKPDVRFVIHYDIPKSLEGYYQETGRSGRDGGEGKCITFYSYKDIQKLEKFMHGKPVAEQEIGKQLLLDTVSYAESAICRRIILLNYFGEKYENENCGNCDNCLNPKEKVEAGDEVARALKVILEVNEKYKGEHIANILIGNKTAAIKSFKHYTLETFGSGKDHDERFWNAVFRQSMIAGIINKDIENYGLLKVTEKGHEFLKNPTSFMLVKNHEYEEEDDSANAGGAPSGATSGDPQLYSMLKDLRKKIAKKHSLPPFVIFQDPSLADMSIQYPVSLDELQKIQGVGQGKAKRYGKEFVALIKQYVDENEIERPEDLIVRTVANKSKMKVFIIQSIDRKISFDDIANSKGVEVNDIITEVEAIVNSGTRLNIDYYIDDVIDEDRQEEMFEYFREAENDSIEAAVEELGEDEYSEEDIRLMRVKFISDMGN; encoded by the coding sequence ATGAATAGGGAGAGTTCATTAACCGATAAATTACGACACTATTTTGGCTTTGACAGATTCAAAGGCCAACAGGAAGAAGCAATTAAAAGTGTTCTTGCCGGCAATAACACATTTGTTTTAATGCCAACGGGGGGAGGAAAATCACTGATATATCAATTACCAGCCCTTTTATTGGAGGGAACGGCAATTGTAATTTCACCATTAATAGCACTAATGAAGAATCAGGTGGATTCCATACGGGGGATGCAGTCGGAAGATAACATAGCCCATTTTTTAAATTCTTCATTGTCTAAAGCAGCAATCCAGGAAGTTAAAAATGATGTACTGGATGGTAAAACAAAACTTTTATATGTCGCCCCGGAATCTTTAACCAAAGAAGAAAATATAGAATTTTTAAAAAGAGTAAAAATTTCTTTTTACGCTATTGATGAGGCACACTGTATTTCAGAGTGGGGACATGATTTCAGACCAGAGTATCGAAGAATAAAACCAATTGTCGAAGAAATTGGCAAATCACCCATTGTTGCATTAACTGCAACTGCTACGGCGAAAGTTCAACACGATATCCAAAAGAATCTTGGCATTTTGGATGCTGAGGTGTTTAAAGCATCATTTAACCGTGAAAACCTTTATTACGAAGTCCGGCCAAAGATAAAACCCGAAACTCAAATCATAAAATTCATAAAACAAAACGAAGGAAAATCGGGGATTATTTATTGTCTGAGCCGAAAAAGAGTTGAAGAGCTTGCTGAAACACTGCAAGTGAACGGAATTAAAGCTTTGGCTTATCATGCAGGAATGGATGCTGCTACACGCTCAGGAAACCAGGACAAGTTTTTGATGGAAGAAGTTGACGTTATTGTTGCAACCATAGCTTTTGGAATGGGAATCGACAAACCCGATGTTCGTTTTGTAATTCATTACGATATTCCCAAAAGTCTTGAAGGATATTACCAGGAAACTGGTCGTTCAGGTCGCGACGGAGGGGAAGGAAAATGTATAACTTTTTACAGTTACAAGGACATTCAGAAACTTGAAAAATTTATGCATGGAAAACCAGTCGCTGAACAGGAAATAGGGAAACAGCTTTTGCTTGATACAGTTTCATATGCTGAATCTGCCATTTGCCGCAGAATTATTCTGCTGAATTACTTTGGAGAAAAATATGAAAACGAAAATTGCGGAAACTGTGACAACTGTCTGAATCCAAAAGAAAAAGTGGAAGCCGGTGATGAAGTCGCAAGAGCTTTAAAAGTCATTCTTGAAGTAAACGAAAAATATAAAGGCGAACACATCGCCAACATATTAATTGGTAATAAAACAGCAGCAATAAAATCATTTAAGCATTATACTCTGGAAACCTTTGGTTCCGGGAAAGATCACGACGAAAGATTTTGGAATGCAGTTTTCAGACAATCGATGATTGCCGGAATAATTAATAAAGACATTGAAAATTATGGGCTTCTAAAAGTGACGGAGAAAGGCCATGAATTTTTGAAAAATCCAACCAGTTTTATGCTGGTTAAGAACCATGAATACGAGGAAGAGGATGATTCTGCAAATGCAGGAGGTGCGCCTTCGGGGGCCACTAGCGGAGATCCGCAGTTATATTCAATGTTGAAAGATCTTAGGAAAAAAATTGCAAAAAAGCATAGCCTGCCCCCGTTTGTAATATTTCAGGATCCCTCGCTGGCCGATATGTCAATTCAGTATCCGGTTTCACTCGACGAACTGCAAAAAATCCAGGGAGTTGGCCAGGGCAAGGCAAAAAGGTACGGAAAAGAATTTGTTGCATTAATAAAACAATATGTAGACGAAAACGAGATTGAGCGCCCGGAAGACCTCATCGTAAGAACAGTGGCGAACAAATCAAAAATGAAAGTTTTTATTATTCAAAGTATTGACAGAAAAATTTCGTTTGACGATATCGCCAATTCAAAAGGAGTAGAAGTAAATGATATTATAACCGAAGTTGAAGCCATCGTTAATTCAGGAACGCGTTTAAATATCGACTATTATATCGACGATGTTATTGATGAAGACCGGCAGGAAGAAATGTTCGAATATTTCAGAGAAGCAGAAAATGACTCAATTGAAGCCGCTGTTGAAGAGTTGGGAGAAGACGAATATTCTGAGGAAGACATACGACTTATGCGTGTCAAATTCATTTCCGACATGGGAAACTAA
- the ahcY gene encoding adenosylhomocysteinase: MTVTTVKKKLNYKVANIGLAEFGRKEIEIAEKEMPGLMSIRKKFGPSKPLKGARIMGSLHMTIQTAVLIETLAELGAEVRWASCNIFSTQDHAAAAIAEAGIPVFAWKGETLEEYWWCTDQALDFGNGLGPNLIVDDGGDATLMIHRGYEAEKNASILDIPVDGEDETELNKALKKILDENPSRWTDTAKDLKGVSEETTTGVHRLYQMKEEGKLLFPAINVNDSVTKSKFDNLYGCRESLADGIKRATDVMIAGKVVVVAGYGDVGKGCAKSMRGYGARVVVTEIDPICALQAAMEGFEVKTMEDALDEGNIFVTTTGNKDVITADHMSKMKDQAIVCNIGHFDNEIQVAKLEKWPGVQKLNIKPQVDKFTYEDGHSIFLLAEGRLVNLGCATGHPSFVMSNSFTNQSLAQIDLWQNDYEIDVYRLSKKLDEEVARLHLEQLGVKLTNLSEEQAKYLGVSKDGPYKPEHYRY; this comes from the coding sequence ATGACTGTAACAACCGTAAAAAAGAAACTCAACTATAAAGTAGCCAACATTGGGTTGGCTGAATTTGGTAGAAAAGAGATTGAGATTGCTGAAAAAGAGATGCCCGGTCTAATGTCGATTCGTAAAAAATTTGGGCCTTCAAAACCACTTAAGGGAGCCCGTATTATGGGAAGTCTTCACATGACCATTCAAACAGCTGTATTAATTGAGACTTTAGCAGAACTGGGAGCTGAAGTAAGATGGGCCAGTTGTAATATTTTTTCAACACAGGATCATGCTGCTGCTGCGATTGCTGAAGCCGGAATACCGGTTTTTGCATGGAAAGGGGAAACTTTGGAAGAGTACTGGTGGTGTACAGATCAGGCTTTGGATTTTGGAAACGGTCTTGGACCAAATCTGATTGTAGACGACGGTGGCGATGCTACTTTAATGATTCACCGGGGTTACGAAGCAGAAAAAAATGCTTCTATTTTAGATATTCCCGTTGACGGTGAGGATGAAACAGAATTAAACAAAGCATTGAAAAAAATTCTTGATGAAAATCCATCGAGATGGACGGATACCGCTAAAGATTTAAAAGGAGTTTCAGAGGAAACAACTACCGGTGTTCATCGGTTGTATCAAATGAAAGAAGAAGGCAAATTGCTTTTCCCTGCAATTAACGTAAACGACTCGGTTACTAAATCAAAATTTGACAATTTATACGGTTGCCGTGAATCACTGGCCGACGGTATTAAAAGAGCAACCGACGTTATGATTGCCGGTAAAGTTGTTGTTGTTGCAGGGTACGGCGATGTTGGCAAGGGTTGTGCAAAATCTATGCGCGGATACGGAGCAAGAGTAGTTGTTACAGAAATTGACCCGATTTGTGCCTTGCAGGCTGCGATGGAAGGTTTTGAAGTAAAAACAATGGAAGATGCACTTGACGAAGGAAACATTTTTGTAACCACAACCGGGAACAAAGATGTTATTACAGCAGACCACATGTCAAAAATGAAAGATCAGGCCATTGTTTGTAATATAGGTCACTTTGATAACGAAATACAGGTAGCCAAACTTGAAAAATGGCCCGGAGTTCAGAAATTGAATATAAAACCGCAAGTAGATAAATTTACCTACGAAGACGGACATAGTATTTTTCTGCTTGCCGAAGGAAGATTGGTAAACTTAGGTTGTGCAACAGGCCATCCTTCATTTGTGATGAGTAATTCATTTACCAATCAATCACTTGCTCAGATTGATTTATGGCAGAACGATTACGAAATTGATGTGTATCGCTTGTCTAAAAAACTGGACGAAGAAGTAGCCCGGCTACACCTTGAACAGTTGGGAGTAAAACTGACAAATCTTTCAGAAGAACAGGCAAAATATTTGGGAGTTTCAAAAGATGGCCCTTATAAGCCGGAACATTACAGATATTAA
- the greA gene encoding transcription elongation factor GreA, whose amino-acid sequence MSQVTYLTQAGLNKLKKELEHLINVERPAISKQIGEAIEKGDISENAEYDAAKDAQGMLEAKISQIQAKIANARILDESKIDTSQVQILNKVKIKNKKNNATMQYTLVPDSESNLKEGKISISTPIAKGLLGKKVGDVVEIKVPSGIIPFEIVEISI is encoded by the coding sequence ATGTCCCAGGTAACATATTTAACACAAGCAGGACTCAATAAACTCAAAAAAGAGCTGGAGCATTTAATAAATGTTGAACGCCCGGCAATTTCAAAACAAATTGGAGAGGCAATTGAAAAAGGAGATATCTCCGAAAATGCCGAATACGACGCAGCAAAAGATGCCCAGGGAATGTTGGAAGCAAAAATCTCACAGATTCAGGCAAAAATTGCCAATGCGAGAATTCTTGATGAATCAAAAATTGACACTTCCCAGGTTCAGATACTGAACAAAGTAAAAATCAAGAACAAAAAGAATAACGCTACAATGCAGTACACTCTTGTTCCGGATAGTGAATCAAACTTAAAAGAAGGGAAGATCTCGATTAGTACACCTATTGCCAAAGGTTTGCTTGGAAAAAAAGTAGGCGATGTAGTTGAGATAAAAGTTCCCTCCGGTATTATCCCTTTTGAGATTGTAGAAATTTCGATTTAA
- a CDS encoding HIT family protein: MATIFTKIINGEIPSYKVAEDKNFFAFLDISPVAKGHTLVIPKKEVDYLFDLEDELYAGLQLFAKKVAVGLKKTIPCEKVGVLVLGLEVPHAHIHLAPMQNEADILNFSKKLKFSPEEFEYIRRQIAQNIEL; the protein is encoded by the coding sequence ATGGCAACTATTTTTACCAAAATAATAAACGGTGAAATTCCTTCCTACAAAGTAGCGGAAGATAAAAACTTCTTTGCATTTCTGGATATCTCTCCAGTGGCCAAAGGACATACACTTGTTATTCCTAAAAAAGAAGTTGACTATCTTTTTGACCTTGAAGATGAATTATACGCAGGACTGCAATTGTTTGCCAAAAAAGTAGCTGTTGGTTTAAAAAAAACCATTCCCTGTGAAAAAGTAGGAGTACTGGTTTTAGGGCTCGAAGTTCCACATGCACATATTCATTTGGCCCCTATGCAAAACGAAGCTGATATCCTGAATTTTTCAAAAAAACTCAAATTCTCTCCAGAAGAATTTGAATACATCCGAAGACAAATCGCACAAAATATTGAATTATAA
- the dnaE gene encoding DNA polymerase III subunit alpha yields MIPFTHLHVHSQYSILDGAASVNDLVSKAKSNGMTALALTDHGTMFGVKEFHLNCKKQGIKPILGCETYVASRTIKDKNDKIDRSGHHLILLAKNKTGYRNLVKLISIANTDGFYYKPRIDKQLLEKYREGLIISSSCLGGEIPNLLMNNHIADAENSIQWFKSIFGEDYYLELQRHPAEMPQQREDVYDRQVEVNKLILPLAKKYGVKVIATNDVHFTNAEDADAHDLLICLNTGKDVDDPNRMRYTKQEWFKTQEEMNELFGDIPEALANTADIVGKIEEFELDSAPIMPIFPIPEEFGTEDELKKEYPEEKLIEEFGENAFNRLGGYEKVIRVKLESAYLRHLTFEGAKERYGDPMPEHVTTRLEFELNTIKQMGYPGYFLITQDFINAAREMGVLVGPGRGSAAGAAVSYSTGITNIDPIKYDLLFERFLNPDRISLPDVDIDFDDDGRQLVLEYVTKKYGHDKVAHICTFGTMATKLAIRDVARVLKLPLPEADRLAKLVPEAPKMTFEKAFKESNDLKQEKNSANPLVAKTIKFAETLEGSVRQTGVHACGILISRDPLTDHIPLMPTKDEETLPTTQYDGRYVESIGLLKMDFLGLKTLSIIKEALENIKLSKGIEVDIENIPWDDEKTFELFSHGETTAIFQFESDGMKKHLRDLKPNRFEDLVAMNALYRPGPMEYIPSYIARKHGRQKVDYDLPMMEKYLSDTYGITVFQEQVMLLSRLLAGFTRGDSDTLRKAMGKKQKAVMDKLKVKFQEGCKANFQFVDECKLKGKKPDDVIEKIWKDWEAFASYAFNKSHSVCYAYIAYQTGYLKAHFPAEFMAANLSRNLNNITDITKLMTECNRMKLHVLGPDVNESFIKFTANKDGDIRFGMGAIKGVGAGAAKDIITAREKNGEFKTIYDFVENVNLQTVNKKNLEGLATAGAFDNLDRIKRSSFFAGEDENDPTTFIEKLIKYGNRIQSENQSMQQSLFGGTGSASVIKKPDIPQINEWPKLVFLEKEKNLIGIYLSSHPLDDYKLELENFCSREVALKDLNNDIEKYKNRDLIFGGMVTAAREGTSKNGNPYSTLTLSDYTDSYEMFFFGQDYVNFHNYCKSGLFIMVKGTVKQRFGSEYYEFKVSQIELLSEVRKNYIKSVTINMPLHHLNERTVGEIELLAKNNKGKALLRFNVYDTENNMQIELFSRNTKINFSDNFLKFFEKIPDIGYRIN; encoded by the coding sequence ATGATTCCATTTACACATCTGCATGTACACTCACAATATTCAATATTAGACGGCGCAGCCAGTGTTAACGATCTGGTAAGTAAAGCAAAATCTAACGGGATGACGGCATTGGCTCTTACCGACCACGGAACAATGTTTGGAGTCAAGGAGTTTCATTTAAATTGCAAAAAACAGGGAATAAAACCCATTTTGGGATGTGAGACATATGTGGCATCAAGAACGATAAAAGATAAAAACGACAAAATCGACCGTTCGGGACACCACCTCATTCTTCTGGCCAAAAATAAAACCGGATACAGAAACCTTGTTAAATTAATATCGATAGCAAATACCGATGGATTTTACTACAAGCCACGAATAGATAAACAATTACTTGAAAAATACCGGGAAGGACTAATCATTTCTTCTTCGTGTTTGGGAGGTGAAATTCCAAACCTATTGATGAACAACCATATAGCTGATGCCGAAAATTCGATTCAGTGGTTTAAAAGTATTTTTGGCGAAGACTACTATCTTGAACTTCAGCGCCACCCGGCAGAGATGCCTCAGCAACGGGAAGATGTATATGACAGGCAGGTGGAGGTAAACAAACTCATCCTTCCACTGGCAAAAAAATATGGTGTTAAAGTAATTGCTACAAACGATGTACATTTCACCAATGCTGAAGACGCCGATGCACATGATTTGCTGATCTGCTTAAATACCGGAAAGGATGTTGACGACCCAAACAGGATGCGCTACACCAAACAGGAATGGTTCAAAACTCAGGAAGAGATGAATGAGCTGTTTGGCGACATCCCCGAGGCACTAGCCAATACGGCTGATATTGTTGGGAAAATAGAAGAGTTTGAATTGGATTCGGCTCCTATTATGCCCATTTTTCCTATTCCCGAAGAATTTGGTACGGAAGATGAATTAAAAAAAGAATACCCGGAAGAAAAACTAATTGAAGAGTTTGGAGAGAACGCATTTAACAGGCTGGGGGGCTACGAAAAAGTAATCAGAGTTAAACTGGAATCGGCGTATCTGCGCCATCTTACGTTTGAAGGTGCAAAAGAAAGATACGGCGATCCTATGCCGGAACACGTAACAACCCGTTTGGAGTTTGAGTTAAACACCATTAAACAAATGGGGTACCCCGGATATTTCCTTATTACACAAGACTTTATAAATGCAGCTCGCGAAATGGGAGTATTGGTAGGGCCAGGACGTGGTTCAGCTGCAGGTGCTGCCGTTTCCTATTCCACCGGGATTACCAACATCGACCCGATAAAGTATGATCTTCTCTTCGAGCGTTTTCTGAATCCCGACCGTATTTCACTTCCTGATGTGGATATTGACTTTGATGATGACGGGCGCCAGTTGGTTTTGGAATACGTTACTAAAAAGTACGGACACGATAAGGTAGCACACATATGTACCTTTGGAACGATGGCCACAAAACTGGCTATCCGAGATGTCGCCAGAGTTTTGAAATTACCTCTCCCCGAAGCGGATCGGTTAGCGAAACTTGTTCCCGAGGCTCCGAAAATGACCTTTGAAAAGGCTTTCAAAGAAAGCAACGACCTAAAACAGGAAAAAAATTCGGCAAATCCTTTGGTTGCAAAAACCATTAAGTTTGCTGAAACACTTGAAGGCTCGGTTCGCCAAACCGGTGTTCACGCCTGCGGAATCCTAATCAGCCGCGACCCGCTAACCGACCATATCCCGTTAATGCCCACAAAAGATGAGGAAACACTCCCTACAACTCAATACGACGGAAGGTACGTAGAAAGCATTGGGCTGTTAAAAATGGATTTTCTTGGCTTAAAAACACTTTCCATTATTAAGGAAGCCCTTGAAAATATTAAACTTTCAAAAGGAATTGAGGTAGATATTGAAAATATTCCGTGGGATGATGAAAAAACCTTCGAACTTTTTAGCCACGGTGAAACCACTGCTATCTTCCAGTTTGAATCGGACGGAATGAAAAAACATCTTCGCGATTTGAAACCCAACCGTTTTGAAGATCTTGTTGCGATGAATGCATTGTATCGCCCGGGTCCAATGGAATACATTCCGAGTTACATTGCCAGGAAACACGGTCGGCAAAAAGTCGACTACGACTTGCCAATGATGGAGAAATACCTGAGCGATACATATGGTATTACAGTATTCCAGGAACAGGTGATGTTACTCTCACGCTTGCTTGCCGGATTTACCAGAGGTGACTCTGACACCCTGCGTAAAGCTATGGGGAAAAAGCAAAAAGCGGTAATGGATAAACTTAAGGTAAAGTTTCAGGAAGGTTGTAAAGCCAACTTTCAGTTTGTGGATGAATGTAAGTTGAAGGGGAAAAAACCCGATGATGTAATCGAAAAAATATGGAAAGACTGGGAGGCTTTTGCTTCCTACGCATTCAACAAATCACATTCAGTTTGTTATGCTTATATTGCTTACCAAACCGGTTATTTGAAAGCACATTTCCCGGCTGAATTTATGGCTGCCAACTTGAGCCGGAACCTCAACAATATTACGGACATCACCAAATTAATGACCGAGTGCAACCGCATGAAATTGCATGTTTTAGGGCCGGATGTGAACGAAAGTTTTATAAAATTTACTGCCAACAAAGATGGGGATATTCGTTTCGGAATGGGCGCCATCAAAGGTGTTGGAGCAGGTGCTGCCAAAGACATAATCACCGCGCGTGAAAAAAATGGTGAGTTTAAAACCATTTACGATTTTGTCGAAAATGTAAATCTGCAAACCGTAAATAAAAAGAATCTTGAAGGGCTTGCGACAGCCGGGGCATTTGATAACTTAGACAGGATAAAACGAAGTAGCTTTTTTGCAGGAGAAGATGAAAATGATCCTACCACTTTTATCGAAAAACTTATCAAATACGGGAACAGAATTCAAAGTGAAAACCAGAGCATGCAGCAAAGTTTATTTGGCGGAACGGGAAGTGCTTCTGTAATTAAGAAACCCGATATTCCGCAAATAAATGAATGGCCAAAACTTGTTTTTCTGGAAAAAGAAAAAAACCTCATCGGGATTTATCTAAGCTCCCACCCCCTCGACGATTACAAGCTTGAACTTGAGAATTTTTGCTCACGCGAAGTCGCCCTAAAAGATTTAAATAACGATATTGAGAAATACAAAAACCGAGACCTAATCTTTGGTGGTATGGTAACTGCTGCAAGGGAAGGAACATCAAAAAACGGAAATCCTTACAGTACATTAACCTTATCAGATTATACAGATTCTTATGAAATGTTTTTCTTCGGACAAGACTATGTAAACTTCCATAATTATTGTAAATCAGGATTATTCATCATGGTAAAAGGTACTGTAAAACAAAGATTTGGAAGCGAATATTATGAATTCAAGGTATCGCAGATTGAATTACTTTCCGAAGTGCGAAAAAATTACATTAAAAGCGTAACCATTAACATGCCATTACATCATTTGAATGAACGAACAGTGGGGGAAATTGAACTTCTTGCAAAAAACAATAAAGGAAAAGCATTGTTAAGATTTAATGTTTACGACACCGAAAACAATATGCAGATAGAACTGTTTTCAAGAAATACTAAAATTAATTTTAGCGACAATTTCCTAAAGTTTTTTGAAAAAATACCGGACATTGGATATAGAATTAATTAG
- the trxA gene encoding thioredoxin, producing MAIEITDANFEDLVVKSEKPVMIDFWAVWCGPCRMIAPIVEEMSGEYEGKAVIGKVDVDSNPGVAMKYGIRNIPTVLFVKGGEVADKQVGAAPKQVFTQKLDALL from the coding sequence ATGGCCATAGAAATTACCGATGCCAATTTTGAAGATTTGGTAGTAAAATCTGAAAAACCAGTTATGATTGACTTTTGGGCGGTTTGGTGCGGTCCTTGCCGAATGATTGCCCCCATTGTTGAAGAAATGTCTGGTGAATATGAAGGTAAGGCAGTGATTGGAAAAGTTGATGTTGATTCCAATCCGGGCGTTGCTATGAAATACGGTATCAGAAATATTCCGACTGTACTTTTTGTTAAAGGAGGAGAAGTTGCTGACAAACAAGTAGGTGCCGCTCCAAAACAGGTATTTACTCAAAAATTGGACGCACTATTGTAA
- a CDS encoding DUF58 domain-containing protein, translating to MTVFFYVILKNIFDIEQFHQFDNLPLIAHEVVEGFITGLHRSPFHGFSVEFAEHRLYNQGESTKHIDWKLFARTDKLFVKQYEEETNLRCQLVIDTSSSMLFPYSKGKKHLQNKLAFSVYTAAALIYLMRKQRDAVGLTLFSDEIEFHTTPRISSVNAELMYGKLSNLVKPENANLRKNTNTTDVLHQIAENIHKRSLVIIFSDMLDNQKTDELFSALQHLRYNKHEVILFHVTDHTLEREFDFNNRPHKFVDLESGHTIKLNPWEVKNHYVSTVKTYFEDLKVKCGQYQIDLAEADINKDFQEVLLSYLVKRKKLY from the coding sequence ATGACAGTTTTCTTTTATGTTATTTTGAAAAACATTTTCGACATAGAACAATTTCATCAGTTCGACAATCTGCCATTGATTGCGCACGAGGTGGTTGAAGGTTTTATTACCGGATTGCACCGAAGTCCGTTTCATGGATTTTCGGTAGAATTTGCAGAACACCGTTTATATAACCAGGGAGAATCGACCAAACACATCGACTGGAAGTTGTTTGCACGTACCGACAAGCTTTTTGTAAAACAATACGAAGAAGAAACCAACCTGCGTTGTCAACTGGTTATCGACACCTCGTCATCTATGCTTTTCCCTTATTCAAAAGGAAAGAAACATCTGCAAAATAAACTGGCTTTTTCAGTCTACACCGCAGCCGCACTAATTTATCTGATGCGAAAACAACGCGATGCAGTGGGATTAACACTTTTTTCTGACGAAATTGAATTTCATACCACTCCCCGTATTTCATCTGTAAATGCAGAGTTAATGTATGGGAAACTGTCAAATCTGGTAAAACCGGAAAACGCAAATCTTCGGAAAAATACCAATACAACGGATGTGTTGCATCAAATCGCTGAAAATATTCATAAACGTTCGCTGGTCATTATTTTCTCTGACATGCTCGACAATCAAAAAACCGATGAACTTTTTTCAGCCCTTCAACATTTACGTTACAACAAACACGAGGTGATTCTTTTTCATGTTACCGATCATACATTGGAAAGAGAATTTGATTTCAATAACCGTCCGCATAAATTTGTGGATTTAGAAAGCGGACACACCATAAAATTGAATCCGTGGGAAGTAAAAAATCATTACGTTTCTACTGTAAAAACATATTTCGAAGACTTAAAAGTAAAATGTGGTCAATATCAAATTGATTTGGCTGAAGCCGACATCAACAAAGATTTTCAGGAAGTTTTGCTTTCATATTTGGTAAAAAGAAAAAAGCTGTATTAA
- a CDS encoding DUF4143 domain-containing protein: MRHHVNTYFWRTYTGAELDFVEQGDGKLLGYEIKWKNKKAKAPKTWMDSYNESYFKYINLENYQDFCCI; this comes from the coding sequence TTGCGCCATCATGTAAATACATACTTCTGGAGAACATATACTGGTGCTGAGCTTGATTTTGTTGAACAGGGAGATGGTAAACTTTTGGGTTACGAAATAAAATGGAAAAACAAAAAAGCAAAAGCTCCTAAAACATGGATGGACTCATATAATGAGTCTTATTTTAAATATATTAATCTTGAAAATTATCAGGATTTTTGTTGTATTTAA